The Rhododendron vialii isolate Sample 1 chromosome 6a, ASM3025357v1 genome includes a window with the following:
- the LOC131330768 gene encoding galactan beta-1,4-galactosyltransferase GALS1, with protein sequence MRKEGPPAAANNVAKISLCFETKPLVATLLALTLVMVIWNLQPYYDNILSSSTRPCSSPSPPLPTSLPITTTSLAAAQNTNKKLHTAPKTKTQVDPNKRLFSAYGNAAALFVQMGAYRGGPQTFAVVGLASKPIHVYGRPWYKCKWISNNGTATRAKSYKMLPDWGYGRVYTVVVVNCTFNANPNQNNSGGKLVLYAYYGESQKRYEKIIALEEAPGSYDESKYRPPYKYEYLYCGSSLYGNLSAARVREWMAYHAWFFGERSHFVFHDAGGVSAEVKSVLEPWERAGRVTIQDIKEQDDYDGYYYNQFLVVNDCLHRYRHAANWTFFFDVDEYIYLPDGNTLESVLNEFGNNNTQFTIDQYAMSSVLCLNDSTNDYTREWGFEKLLFKDSRTNIWRDRKYAIQAKNAYATGVHMSENVIGGTLHQTESKIRYYHYHNSITINGELCRQLLPTTAKDNTTWFDNIPYVYDDTMKKITPTIKEFERSFSVL encoded by the exons ATGAGAAAGGAAGGGCCACCGGCGGCGGCCAATAACGTCGCCAAGATATCCCTGTGTTTCGAAACCAAGCCCTTGGTGGCCACATTGCTTGCCCTCACCCTTGTTATGGTCATCTGGAACCTCCAACCTTACTACGACAAcatcctctcctcctccaccagaCCCTGCTCCTCCCCTTCCCCTCCCCTACCCACATCCCTCCCAATTACTACAACCTCCTTAGCAGCAGCCCAAAACACCAACAAGAAGCTCCATACCGCCCCCAAGACCAAGACCCAAGTCGACCCAAACAAGCGTCTCTTCTCCGCCTACGGCAATGCAGCCGCGCTCTTCGTCCAAATGGGGGCTTACCGCGGCGGCCCACAAACATTCGCCGTCGTGGGCCTGGCCTCCAAGCCCATCCACGTCTACGGCCGCCCCTGGTACAAATGCAAATGGATCTCTAACAACGGTACAGCCACTAGGGCCAAATCCTACAAGATGCTCCCCGATTGGGGCTACGGCCGTGTCTACACCGTCGTAGTCGTCAACTGCACCTTCAATGCTAACCCAAACCAGAACAACTCCGGAGGGAAGCTGGTCCTCTACGCCTACTACGGGGAATCGCAGAAGAGGTACGAGAAGATCATTGCCTTGGAAGAAGCACCTGGGTCGTACGACGAGTCCAAGTACAGGCCGCCCTACAAGTACGAGTATTTGTACTGTGGGTCGTCCTTGTACGGGAATTTGAGCGCGGCGAGGGTGAGGGAGTGGATGGCGTACCACGCGTGGTTTTTCGGGGAGAGATCGCATTTCGTGTTCCACGACGCCGGAGGAGTGTCGGCGGAGGTGAAGTCGGTGCTGGAGCCGTGGGAGAGGGCTGGGAGGGTCACGATTCAGGACATTAAGGAGCAGGATGATTACGATGGGTACTATTACAATCAGTTCCTGGTAGTCAACGATTGCCTCCACCGTTACCGACACGCTGCCAATTGGACATTCTTTTTCGATGTGGACGAGTATATCTACTTACCTGATGGGAATACTCTGGAATCTGTTTTGAACGAGTTTGGGAATAATAATACTCAGTTTACGATTGACCAATATGCCATGTCCAGTGTACTCTGCTTGAATGATTCTACTAACGACTACACCAG GGAATGGGGATTTGAGAAGCTGTTGTTCAAGGACTCGCGTACGAATATCTGGCGAGACAGGAAATATGCCATACAAGCAAAGAACGCATACGCAACAGGGGTGCACATGTCAGAGAATGTGATAGGGGGAACGTTGCACCAGACAGAGTCCAAAATCAGGTATTACCACTACCACAACTCCATCACCATCAACGGAGAGCTCTGTAGGCAACTCTTGCCCACGACTGCCAAGGACAACACCACCTGGTTCGACAACATCCCATACGTTTATGACGACACTATGAAGAAAATCACCCCCACTATCAAGGAGTTTGAGCGCTCTTTTTCCGTTCTGTGA
- the LOC131330770 gene encoding protein VACUOLELESS GAMETOPHYTES has translation MMSTNSLSKSGTFLLKKYPSMELLETSAQPTTNIPKKTFSFEFPTSPEPSYQEEIVHISHQQHPLAKMTLPDLFTCTGCKEYGAGKRFACQQCDFQLHEFCALSPPSLNTHPLHGQHQLLFRSKSKSGGIGWPSCDVCGKATKGFTFRCSACSFQMHPCCAMLSTQVNFSIHPHSLKLLPAMTASSGESGFVCGECKRKRSGRVYGCTVCCDYHLHAVCAKDMINGLQANGIKGPVKPSMLGAAARVASLVIVEFIGGLIDGIGEGVGQAIVQNIRGRCVGSNRRRRETPTIDQG, from the exons ATGATGAGCACAAATTCCTTGAGCAAATCTGGAACATTTCTCCTCAAAAAGTATCCTTCAATGGAACTACTCGAAACCTCTGCTCAACCCACAACAAACATCCCAAAAAAGACCTTTTCGTTCGAATTCCCGACCTCCCCTGAACCTAGTTACCAAGAAGAAATAGTTCATATCAGTCACCAGCAGCATCCCCTAGCAAAAATGACACTCCCTGATCTCTTTACTTGCACAGGCTGCAAGGAGTACGGTGCAGGCAAGAGGTTTGCGTGCCAACAATGTGATTTTCAGCTACATGAATTTTGCGCCTTGTCTCCTCCATCTCTCAACACTCACCCCCTCCATGGCCAACACCAACTCCTCTTCCGCTCCAAATCCAAATCAG GTGGAATTGGTTGGCCAAGCTGTGATGTTTGTGGGAAGGCAACAAAGGGATTTACATTCCGGTGCAGCGCCTGTAGCTTCCAGATGCATCCATGTTGTGCAATGCTTTCTACTCAAGTCAACTTTTCAATCCATCCACACTCCTTGAAGCTCCTACCGGCTATGACTGCTTCAAGTGGGGAGTCTGGTTTTGTCTGCGGTGAGTGCAAGAGGAAGAGGTCAGGTAGAGTGTACGGTTGCACGGTTTGCTGCGATTACCATCTCCATGCAGTTTGTGCAAAGGACATGATTAACGGGCTACAAGCCAACGGAATAAAGGGCCCAGTGAAGCCCAGCATGCTTGGAGCTGCAGCACGTGTGGCGTCTCTTGTCATCGTAGAATTTATTGGTGGCCTTATCGATGGGATTGGGGAAGGTGTTGGACAAGCAATCGTTCAGAATATAAGAGGAAGGTGCGTTGGTAgtaatagaagaagaagagaaacacCAACAATAGATCAGGGATGA
- the LOC131330769 gene encoding squamosa promoter-binding-like protein 14, whose protein sequence is MEEVGAQVAPPIFMHQTLGGRFCDGHSMTKKRSLPFQPPNFQQQQQSRLPAGSNWNPNGWDWDSVRFVAKPLELDVSCTGAERSIQSKQQRTSDGEGSGLPTNNNSVDGDDESLRLNLGGGLNSIEEPVSKPNKRVRSGSPGGGSYPMCQVDNCREDLSNAKDYHRRHKVCEVHSKSTHALVGKQMQRFCQQCSRFHPLSEFDEGKRSCRRRLAGHNRRRRKTQTEDVSSRISLSGNNDNNGNGDLDIVNLLTVLARAQGNKDVKSTNCSLLPNKDHLIHILSKINTLPSPLDLEAKLPTSASSSKTVPEQASLDNQSRLNRTISSSSTKDLLAVLSATLAAPSSKAIQVSSPSSSQVVDANKTMDQALSLSMKNRAALEFPSVGGERSSSSYQSPVEDSDCQVQVTGATLPLQLFSSSPEDDGPPNLATARKYFSSDSSNPIEEASPSSSPSAVQKLFPMQTTRATDPQGISKSGEIANAETSKARDCETSLELFGRSNRSLDHSSFQSYPYQAGYTSSSGSDHSPSSSNSDAQDRTGRMIFKLFGKNPSQLPETLRTQIYNWLSHSPSDMESYIRPGCVVLSIYISMPLSAWEQLESNLLQHVSSLVWDSDSDLWRNGRFLVHTGRQLASHKDGEIRLCKSWRARRSPKLVSVSPLAVVGGEETSLVLRGRNLTSPGTKIHCTCMGGYLSTEVLGSTSQETAHNEMSSISFKIHGVASGVLGRCFIEVENGFKGTSFPVIIADAAICQELRLLEPEFGEGAEVRDTILEDQIHDVGQPPSKVEVLHFLNELGWLFQRKRNSLMIDNPDYTLARFQFLFIFSVERDCCALVKTLLDILLERDMHRGEQPRESLEMLSEIHLLNRAVKRRCRNMVDLLIHYYVHSSNDTSKYIFPPNLLGPGGVTPLHLAACTSGSDDLIDALTSDPQEIGLNCWNSLLDSNGLSPYAYASMRNNHSYNRMIARKLADKKNGQVSISIGNEIQSLGVSQDQHHRSQFKKGQKSCSKCAVVASRYNKRMPGSQGFLHRPYIHSMLAIAAVCVCVCLILRGHPETHLCEPFRWENLNYGTS, encoded by the exons ATGGAAGAGGTGGGTGCGCAAGTAGCTCCTCCAATTTTTATGCACCAAACTCTCGGGGGTCGATTCTGTGATGGGCATTCCATGACAAAGAAGCGTAGTCTACCGTTTCAGCCTCCGAATtttcagcagcagcagcaatcaCGGTTACCCGCTGGGTCTAACTGGAATCCCAATGGATGGGATTGGGACAGCGTCAGGTTTGTTGCCAAACCCTTGGAATTGGATGTTTCGTGTACTGGTGCGGAAAGATCGATCCAGTCCAAGCAGCAGAGAACAAGTGATGGGGAAGGTAGTGGGCTTCCTACAAATAACAACTCTGTGGATGGAGACGATGAAAGCCTACGGTTGAACCTAGGGGGTGGCTTGAATTCAATCGAGGAGCCCGTGTCAAAGCCCAATAAGAGAGTCCGGTCTGGATCTCCCGGTGGCGGCAGCTATCCCATGTGTCAGGTAGATAACTGCAGGGAAGATTTGTCAAATGCTAAAGACTATCACCGGCGACATAAAGTGTGTGAGGTTCATAGTAAGTCAACTCATGCCTTAGTAGGAAAGCAGATGCAAAGGTTCTGCCAACAGTGCAGCAG GTTTCATCCTCTTTCAGAATTTGACGAGGGAAAGCGAAGTTGTAGGCGTAGACTTGCTGGGCACAACCGCAGAAGGAGGAAAACTCAGACAGAGGATGTTTCCTCGCGGATATCACTCTCTGGAAACAATGATAATAATGGGAATGGGGATTTGGACATCGTCAATTTGCTAACAGTTTTAGCTCGTGCACAAG GGAACAAAGACGTCAAAAGCACTAATTGCTCGTTGCTACCTAACAAAGATCATCTCATTCATATTCTCAGTAAGATAAATACGTTACCTTCGCCATTAGATTTGGAAGCAAAGTTGCCGACATCAGCAAGTTCAAGTAAAACAGTTCCAGAACAAGCCTCTTTAGATAACCAGAGCAGATTGAACCGCACCATCTCTTCTTCATCCACAAAAGACTTACTTGCTGTTCTGTCAGCCACTCTGGCTGCCCCTAGTTCTAAGGCCATTCAGGTTTCATCTCCAAGCAGCAGCCAAGTTGTTGATGCAAATAAAACTATGGACCAAGCATTGAGTCTTAGTATGAAAAATAGAGCAGCTCTTGAGTTCCCTTCAGTTGGAGGGGAGAGAAGTAGTTCAAGTTACCAGTCCCCCGTTGAAGATTCAGATTGCCAAGTTCAAGTAACCGGAGCAACTTTACCTTTGCAGCTCTTCAGTTCCTCACCAGAAGATGATGGCCCACCAAATCTCGCAACTGCCAGAAAATACTTCTCTTCGGACAGCAGTAATCCCATTGAAGAGGCTTCACCGTCATCATCTCCATCTGCTGTGCAGAAACTGTTTCCAATGCAGACCACGAGAGCAACTGACCCACAAGGGATCTCAAAAAGCGGAGAAATTGCAAATGCTGAAACCAGCAAGGCTCGTGATTGTGAAACATCCCTTGAGCTTTTTGGACGATCAAACAGAAGTCTTGACCACAGTTCATTCCAAAGCTATCCATACCAAGCTGGATACACATCCTCTTCTGGGTCTGATCATTCGCCTTCAAGTTCCAATTCTGATGCTCAG GATCGCACTGGGAGGATGATTTTCAAATTGTTCGGTAAGAATCCAAGTCAATTACCAGAAACGTTGCGAACACAG ATCTATAATTGGCTCTCTCACAGTCCGTCAGACATGGAGAGTTACATCAGGCCTGGTTGTGTAGTTTTATCCATTTACATTTCAATGCCATTGTCTGCTTGGGAGCAA CTGGAATCAAATCTTCTTCAGCATGTCAGTTCTTTGGTTTGGGATTCTGATAGTGACTTGTGGAGAAATGGAAGGTTTTTAGTTCATACAGGCAGGCAGTTAGCTTCTCATAAAGATG GAGAGATTCGTCTATGCAAATCTTGGAGAGCACGGCGATCCCCCAAGCTAGTTTCAGTGTCCCCTTTGGCAGTTGTGGGTGGGGAAGAGACCTCACTTGTTTTGAGAGGGCGGAATCTGACTTCTCCTGGCACCAA GATTCACTGTACATGTATGGGAGGTTACCTATCAACGGAAGTTCTTGGATCAACCAGTCAGGAAACAGCACACAATGAGATGAGCTCGATCAGTTTTAAAATTCATGGGGTGGCTTCTGGTGTACTTGGTCGCTGTTTCATTGAG GTTGAGAATGGTTTCAAAGGCACCAGTTTTCCTGTGATAATAGCTGATGCTGCCATCTGCCAAGAACTGAGACTCCTGGAGCCTGAATTTGGTGAAGGTGCAGAAGTACGTGATACTATTTTGGAGGACCAGATTCATGACGTTGGGCAGCCCCCATCAAAGGTAGAAGTGCTGCACTTCTTAAATGAGCTTGGATGGCTATTCCAAAGGAAGAGAAACTCTTTGATGATTGATAATCCGGATTATACACTTGCTCGGTTccagtttttgttcatattctcTGTTGAAAGGGACTGTTGTGCCTTGGTGAAAACCCTCCTGGACATACTACTAGAAAGGGATATGCATAGAGGTGAGCAACCAAGGGAGTCTTTGGAGATGCTGTCGGAGATTCACCTCTTGAACAGGGCAGTGAAAAGGAGGTGTAGGAACATGGTTGACCTGCTCATTCATTATTATGTACACAGCAGTAATGATACTTCCAAGTACATTTTCCCACCAAATCTTCTTGGACCTGGTGGTGTTACACCTCTACATCTTGCTGCCTGTACATCTGGCTCGGATGATTTGATTGATGCTTTGACAAGTGACCCACAGGAG ATTGGGTTGAACTGTTGGAACTCCCTCCTGGACTCAAATGGGCTATCTCCGTATGCATATGCCTCGATGAGAAACAACCACTCTTATAACAGGATGATTGCTCGAAAGCTTGCTGACAAGAAAAATGGTCAAGTCTCTATATCTATCGGAAATGAGATACAATCGCTGGGAGTGAGTCAGGACCAACATCATAGGTCCCAATTCAAGAAAGGGCAAAAATCTTGTTCCAAGTGTGCAGTAGTGGCTTCAAGATATAACAAGAGGATGCCCGGTTCACAAGGCTTCCTTCACCGCCCGTACATACATTCAATGCTTGCTATTGCTGCTGTCTGTGTTTGTGTCTGCTTGATTTTGCGAGGCCACCCGGAAACTCATTTATGTGAGCCCTTCAGGTGGGAGAATTTGAATTATGGCACAAGTTAG